The Nitrosomonas communis genome has a segment encoding these proteins:
- a CDS encoding Tex family protein: MTSSITQTLSDETQQKIVQLIAKELSVAPSQVAAAINLLDSGATVPFIARYRKEATNNLDDTQLREIEERVQYLRELEDRRMTILASIEEQGKLTDELRLAIEQAATKQLLEDIYLPYKPKRRTRAQIAREAGLEPLADALLHDPTLVPEQEAAKYIKVQPAAEGVEAINIPDVKTALEGARDILAERFAETAELLAALRNKLWNEGIVTSRVVAGKEMAEEEKFRDYYAYSEPIRSIPSHRALALFRGRALGVLKIVLGLDEAAETMVPHPCVAMIAAHFGIENRGRNVDKWLGDVCHWTWRVKAHLHLSTELLLQLREAAEAEAIKIFSRNLRELMLAAPAGPKAVLGLDPGYRTGCKVAVVDATGKLLATDTIYPHQPRNDWQGALATLTQLVVRHGVELISIGNGTASRETDKLAAEVIKLVAEQKPELKVTKIVVSEAGASVYSASAFAAAEFPDLDVSLRGAVSIARRLQDPLAELVKIEPKSIGVGQYQHDVNQRVLARSLDATVEDCVNAVGVDVNTASAPLLSRVSGLNRILAQNIVEYRDTHGPFPNRQTIRKVPRVGEKTFEQAAGFLRINDGDNPLDRSAVHPEAYPVVERILARLKKGIEHVMGRPEVVKELSPNEFTDDTFGLPTVKDILTELEKPGRDPRPEFKTALFQEGIESFADLQPGMILEGVVTNVAAFGAFVDIGVHQDGLVHVSALASKFVKDPHQIVKPGQIVKVKILEVDAARQRISLTMRLEDKADIPSPSADNRDRRPHEQRKRQSREAQQKISRRPEPVSALALALARAKEKK, from the coding sequence ATGACCTCATCCATCACACAAACACTTTCAGATGAAACACAACAAAAAATCGTACAGCTTATTGCTAAGGAACTCAGCGTTGCTCCTTCGCAAGTAGCAGCGGCAATCAATCTGCTCGATAGCGGCGCAACCGTACCTTTCATTGCGCGTTATCGCAAAGAAGCAACCAATAATCTAGATGACACGCAACTGCGGGAAATTGAAGAACGTGTTCAGTATCTGCGCGAACTGGAAGATCGGCGCATGACGATCCTGGCTTCGATTGAGGAGCAAGGCAAACTTACCGATGAACTGCGTCTTGCCATCGAACAAGCTGCAACGAAGCAACTGCTGGAAGATATTTATCTACCTTACAAACCCAAACGACGCACGCGTGCCCAAATCGCACGTGAGGCAGGACTGGAGCCGCTAGCTGATGCGTTGTTGCACGATCCGACGCTCGTTCCCGAGCAGGAAGCAGCCAAATACATCAAAGTACAGCCAGCCGCTGAAGGAGTGGAAGCGATCAACATTCCAGACGTGAAAACCGCGCTCGAAGGCGCGCGTGATATTCTGGCTGAGCGTTTCGCCGAAACGGCTGAGCTACTCGCTGCCCTGCGAAATAAACTCTGGAATGAAGGGATTGTGACTTCGAGGGTTGTAGCGGGTAAAGAAATGGCAGAAGAAGAAAAATTCCGTGACTATTATGCCTATTCGGAGCCGATTCGCTCCATCCCTTCGCATCGAGCGCTGGCATTGTTTCGTGGCCGCGCCTTGGGTGTACTCAAAATTGTTCTCGGTCTGGATGAAGCGGCTGAAACTATGGTACCGCATCCCTGTGTCGCCATGATCGCGGCTCATTTCGGCATTGAAAATCGCGGTAGAAATGTCGATAAATGGCTGGGGGATGTCTGTCACTGGACATGGCGGGTCAAAGCACACCTGCATCTCAGCACCGAATTGTTGTTGCAATTGCGCGAAGCAGCCGAAGCGGAAGCCATCAAGATTTTCAGCCGAAATCTGCGTGAATTAATGCTAGCCGCCCCGGCAGGTCCCAAGGCTGTACTCGGTCTTGACCCTGGCTACCGCACCGGCTGCAAAGTGGCGGTAGTCGATGCGACCGGGAAACTACTGGCAACAGACACGATTTATCCCCATCAGCCGCGCAATGACTGGCAGGGAGCCCTGGCCACCCTCACACAATTAGTGGTCCGCCATGGCGTTGAACTGATCTCAATTGGTAATGGCACTGCCAGTCGTGAAACGGACAAGCTGGCTGCCGAGGTCATCAAGCTGGTGGCAGAACAAAAACCAGAGCTTAAAGTAACCAAAATCGTCGTGAGCGAGGCCGGTGCCTCGGTCTATTCCGCTTCAGCTTTTGCCGCAGCCGAATTTCCAGATCTCGATGTCAGTCTGCGCGGTGCCGTGTCCATTGCCCGGCGTTTGCAGGATCCATTGGCAGAGCTCGTCAAAATAGAACCCAAATCGATCGGTGTCGGCCAGTATCAACACGATGTCAACCAACGCGTCCTGGCGCGCTCGCTCGATGCCACTGTGGAAGACTGTGTTAACGCAGTCGGTGTGGACGTCAATACTGCATCAGCCCCCCTGCTGTCGCGGGTTTCCGGCTTGAACCGCATACTGGCTCAAAACATTGTGGAATATCGTGACACCCATGGCCCCTTCCCAAATCGTCAAACGATACGCAAGGTACCACGCGTCGGCGAAAAAACCTTCGAACAGGCAGCAGGCTTTTTGCGTATCAACGACGGCGACAACCCCTTGGATCGCTCGGCCGTGCACCCGGAAGCCTACCCTGTGGTCGAGCGCATCCTGGCGCGCCTGAAAAAAGGCATTGAACATGTCATGGGTCGACCGGAAGTGGTGAAAGAACTCTCCCCCAACGAATTTACCGATGACACCTTTGGCCTGCCGACAGTTAAAGATATCCTGACTGAATTGGAAAAACCCGGTCGCGACCCACGCCCGGAATTCAAAACAGCCCTCTTTCAAGAGGGTATCGAGTCGTTCGCGGATTTACAACCCGGCATGATCCTCGAAGGGGTTGTAACTAATGTGGCTGCCTTTGGCGCTTTTGTCGATATCGGTGTGCATCAGGACGGCCTGGTGCATGTGTCCGCTTTGGCAAGCAAATTTGTCAAGGATCCCCATCAAATCGTCAAACCCGGCCAAATCGTTAAAGTGAAAATACTGGAGGTCGATGCCGCCCGGCAGCGTATCAGCCTGACCATGCGTCTGGAAGATAAAGCGGACATTCCCTCCCCTAGTGCCGACAACCGCGATCGCCGCCCTCATGAACAACGCAAACGGCAGTCACGTGAAGCACAGCAAAAGATCTCGCGCAGACCTGAGCCTGTTAGTGCGCTTGCATTAGCGCTGGCACGGGCTAAAGAGAAAAAGTAG